Genomic window (Rossellomorea aquimaris):
TGTTTCACAAGCTTCATTTGATCATCAGAGAACTCAACCGTACGAGCCGGCTGCTCTGCTTCAAGAGCTTCTTTGATTTTCACAAGGATATCATGCTCAAATACCGCTTCTTTATCTTTTTGCTTGGCCATTTTCTGAACTCTGGCAAGACGCTTATCCACTGTTTCAAGGTCAGCTAAGATCAATTCCAGGTTGATGACTTCAATATCCGCAATCGGATCTACTTTACCTGAAACGTGAGTGATATTATCATCCGCGAAACAACGGACAACCTGACAAATCGCATCCACTTGGCGAATGTGAGATAAGAATTTATTCCCTAATCCTTCTCCTTTACTCGCTCCTTTTACAATCCCGGCGATATCCGTGAATTCAAAGGCAGTGGGAACCGTCTTCTTCGGTTCTACAAGCTCTGTTAATTTATCTAAACGGTGATCGGGAACTTCTACAATTCCTACGTTCGGATCAATCGTACAGAAAGGATAGTTGGCAGATTCTGCACCTGCTTTTGTAATTGCATTAAATAAAGTGGACTTCCCTACGTTTGGTAATCCAACAATACCAGCTGTTAAAGCCATTATAGTCACTCCTCATCTAAATTCTTATCTATTAAAAAATCATGTAAGATCGAAAATAAGTAAACGGTCGAACCTTTCACAATTATAGAGATAATAGAGGGAAAAGACAAGTGAAGCTTCAGGCATTGGCATGGCTTACTAAAAAGAGCATCCAATCGACTGAAACCGACTGAATGCTCTTAAACCTTGGCAAAATAACCATAGGCTGGATTAGGCCAAAAGAAATATGGGTAAAAAAAGAATACTCATTCTTCTTCGCCGCTACTGATGACTTTTTTCATTTTTTTCGCAAAATCTTTTCTGGGGATCATGACACTGTGGCCGCAACCGACACATTTGATGCGAATATCCATTCCCATACGGATCACTTTCCAGCGGTTCGTACCACAGGGATGGGGCTTTTTCATTTCTACAATATCATTTAAAGTGAATGTCTTGGGCTCCACTGGGTTTTTCCTCCTTATTCGCTTTCAAGTTTTCTTTGTTTTTCTTCACGGGGTTGGATATCTTCCTGATCCTGACGTGAATACATCACCATACGAGGGAACGGAATTTCAATACCATGCTCATCCAGGCATAGTTTAACCTCTTTACGGATCATTCTTGCCATATACCAATGTCTCATCGGAACCGTTTCAGCCACGATCCGAATGACCACATCTGAAGCTCCCAGGGTTTGAACACCCAACAGTTCAGGTGGATTCACGAGATCTTCATATTTTTGCGGTAACGCAAGGAGAAGCTCCTGCATCACTTTCTCTGCTTCTTCTATATTTTCTTCATAGGCAATACTGACATCTACGACTGCAATGCTGTTGTGAATGGAGAAGTTCGTTACTTCTGTAATATTACCATTGGGGAAGATATGTAATTCCCCGGTCCAGCTTTTGATCTTTGTCGTACGAAGGCCGATTTCTTCAACAGTACCTTCAGCAGAACCTATTCGTACATAGTCACCGACTGAAAACTGGTCCTCGAATATAATGAAGAAACCCGTGATGATATCCCGAACAAGGTTTTGTGCTCCGAAACCTACCGCCAGACCGACAATCCCGGCACCGGCAATCAGACCTTTCACATCAATATCAAGAGTCGATAGAATCGTCATTAAACTAATAAAATAAATCACATAAGTCAATACATTCTCTAATAGTTTCGATAAAGTGGCTTCCCGACGCTCCGTAAACTTAAGAGGTGAGCGGGAACGGACCCTGAACACATTTCGAATGGCTGACCTTCCCAACCTTAAAGCAATATAGGTAATGACCATGATCGCCACAATTTTTATCGCACCTGATCCCAGGGCAATCCATAATTCATTATCTATAAGTTTTTGAGCTGCTTCACTATCTTTAATTTTTTCTATTTTATCTTCAACTTCTTTTTTAGTACTCGACATTTATACCGAACCTCCACTTATCGTTCAATAAGAAGTATTCCTTATTTTATCAACTTTCCCTCTCCTTGTGTAGATATAACCTCATATTAATATAGTTTATAGAAAATTTTTATTTTATGAAAAATCCAACCATATTATGTATGAAAAAAAGAAATCGTCCGTATACTGATAATACTTAGAAAATATGATTATGGTAGTCAAGTCCGTCAAAGTATGATCACTATAAAATTCCCCTTAAACATATCCAAAGGAGTGGAAGCGATGAATCTTAAAAAAGGACTATTTGAACGAAGACCTGAACCCTTTAGAGTCCTTCATCAGGAAGAGCGTGCGGCACAGGATCTTTCCGTTCAATTGTCGTCGATGCTTCCCACTTACTATCGTACAAGACCCATTGTCTTCGTGTGTATTGGCACAGACCGTTCAACAGGGGATTCATTAGGCCCATTAGTTGGAACATTAATAGAAGAACAAGATATCAAACCATTTCATGTATATGGAACGTTGGATGATCCGATCCATGCAGTAAACCTGGAAGAGAAGCTCAGTCAAATTGCCGCTAAACATATCAATCCTTTTATTATCGGTGTAGATGCCTGTCTAGGTCGATTAAAAAGTGTCGGCGCCATTCAATTAAGTGAGGGGCCATTAAAACCTGGTGCAGGCGTAAATAAAGAGTTGCCAGAGGTTGGTGAGATTCACCTGACCGGAATCGTGAATGTCAGTGGATTTATGGAGTTCTTTGTTTTACAAAATACACGATTGAATCTTGTGATGAAAATGGCAAAGACGATTGCCGAGGCCATTGTGCTGGCAGGCGATTCAGTGGAACGCCGTAACGCCGTCAGTATTGAAAAATGGCGGGAAGAATTACAGCAATAAAAGGGAGATGATCCAGATACGTTCCGGGTCATCTCCCTTTTCACTTATTACATATACAGTTGGTATGCGTGTATGATTCCTACGACCAATCCCACTACGATGATCCCTGGAAGTAAATTGGCGACTCTGATCTTCGTTACACCGAGGAGATTGAGTCCAATCGCAAAAATCATGATTCCTCCCGTTGAGGTCATCTCTACAATATAGGCATCCATCAGCTCTTCTGGAACCCACTGATGAATTTGAGTCGCAAACAAAGCAATGAATCCTTGATAAAGGACGACAGGGATCGCCGAAAACATGACACCAATTCCTAAAGTCGTCGTTAGGATCAGAGATGTAAAGCCATCAATGATTGACTTCGTCAACAGAACATCATGATCGCCCCTGATGCCGCTATCCAACGCACCTATTACAGCCATTGCTCCAATAACAAAAATAAGCGTAGCTGTGACAAACCCTTGAGATATGGAGGTTTCTTTATTACTGCCCAGCTTCTTTTCCAACCAGTTACCCAATGAGTTAAGCTTGTCCTCCAGGTTCATCCATTCTCCCCATGCAGCACCCAGAGCCAGGCTGATGATGACAATGAGAAAGTTTTCGCTTTTCAATCCCATCTGTAATCCAAGGACGATGACGGCTAACCCAATCGCTTTCATGACAGTTCCCTTCATATCTTCCGGGATGCGATGAAGGACCTTACCCAGGAGAGTTCCGATGATAATACATACTCCATTTACCAGCGTTCCTAATAGTACCATGACGTTCTCCTTATCTGTCTGAAAAATTCTTCTTATGCTTTTGATGATTATTTCCCAAAGAATAGTGCATCTTCTATGTACCATATGGAAGAGGACTGGCTTAAGTGGTATAAATATACCTTTTAAGCCAGTCCTTTTCCCAAATGGTTACTGCAATAATTCCAAAATGCGATCGAGGTCTTCCTTCGAAAAAAATTCGAGCTCGATTTTTCCTTTTTTCTTCGCTTGTTTAATCGTGACCGTTGTCCCGAAGCGTTCGCGTAGAAGGGATTCCTGTTCCTGAATGAAGACATCTTTACGCTCTGTCTTTTTTGTTTCACGTGGAACATTCTCATTCAGTTCTTGAATGATCTTTTCTAATTGACGAACGTTTAATGATTCTTTAAGGATACGATTTACAACAGTTGATAGATTCTTCTTATTTTTCAACCCAAGTAGTGCACGTCCATGTCCCATCGTTAACTTACCTTCTGAAATAAGTTCCTGAATAGGAGCAGGGAGGGATAGTAAGCGAATATGATTGGCAATATGAGGTCTGCTCTTTCCTAATCTCTTCGCTAATTCCTCCTGAGTGAGCTTTAGCTTATCCATCAGCATTTGATAAGCAGCGCCTTCTTCGATCGGTGTCAGGTCTTCACGTTGAAGGTTTTCTAAAACGGCAAGCTCCATCATTTGTTGCTCATTCAATTCCCTGACCACGACAGGAGCCGATTCTAATTTAGCCGCTTTGGCTGCACGATAACGGCGTTCCCCAACGACAATTTCATACCCTTTGATCGTTTTACGCACAATGATCGGTTGCAGGATACCGTGCTCTAAGATCGAATCTTTTAACTCTTCAATTGCTTGCGGCTCAAAGATCTTTCGTGGTTGATATGGATTCGGCCGTATTTCTTTCAGGCTCACTTCTTGCACGGACTCTTCATTTTGAGTTGTTTGGATATTGGTAAAGAGAGCATTGATGCCCTTTCCTAAACCTTTAGCCATTCGCCGCCACTTCCTTTGCTAGTTCTAAATAAACTTCTGCTCCCCTGGACTTCGCATCATAGATGATGATCGGTTCACCATGACTGGGCGCTTCACTTAAACGAACGTTACGTGGAATAATTGTGCGATACACTTTATCTTGAAAATATTTTTTAACCTCTTCAATGACCTGAATTCCCAGATTGGTTCTCGCATCTAGCATCGTAAGCAGCACACCATCAATCATAAGATCATGATTCAGATGCTTCTGAACTAAACGAACGGTACTCAATAACTGACTTAATCCTTCCAGAGCATAATATTCGCATTGGACCGGTATGACGACAGCATCTGAGGCTGTTAACGCATTGATTGTCAATAACCCTAAAGACGGCGGACAATCAATGATAATATAATCAAATTCGTCTTTTACTTTCTCTAACGCTTTCTTTAAACGCACTTCACGGGAGATGGTTGGAACAAGCTCGATTTCTGCTCCCGCCAATGAAATCGTTGCAGGTACAATGGATAAATTCTCAACTTTTGATTGTTTAATGGTTTCTCTGACATCCACATCATCTACCAGTACATCATATATGCACTGCTGGACATCCCCTTTTTCCACACCTACACCACTCGTGGCGTTTCCTTGAGGATCAATGTCTACCAGTAAAACCTTTTTCCCTATATAAGCTAAACAAGCCCCCAAATTGACGGATGTCGTGGTCTTTCCCACTCCACCTTTTTGATTTGTAACGGCTACTATTCTGCCCAAGGTTGTCACCTACCTTTTGACTTCCTAAGATTCACTAAATTTTTTACAGTATTCTTCTATTCTATCAAAATTCCTTGTTAATTGTCTGTCAATTTTTAAAAAAGAACAGTGTTTCTAGAAATAGGAAATCGTGAATAGATCATTGCTCACGAATCGACAGTATTTGCCCTGAATCGACAGAACTAGAGACAGTGGTAGTTGATTTCCGCTACAGGATGCTCGCTTTCCGCGGGGCGTGAGTTGAGCCTCCTCGGGCTTTGCCTTGTGGGGTCTCAACCTTTCCCGCTATTCCCGCCTCCCGCTACAATCAACTTTCAAAGCATGTGTTTGAAAATCTAGTAGACATACAAAAAACTTTCTAGTAAAAGCTTTTAAAGAAGAGAGTGGTCCAATACTGCTTGTATACTAGAATTGCTTTTATCTGAATTTTTTTATTAAGTTCTATAACTCTGTCACGATAAACTTAAGATAGATGGCGAGGGGAACGGCGTAGACTCCTGCGGATGAACGGGCGTGCCGAGACCCCGTTCGGCTAAGCTGAGGAGGCTCGGCCGAACGCTAGCTGCAAGCGGAGCCGTTCCCCTCACCATCCAGCACACACTGGTTGACATAGATTCTGGAAGATTACATTTTTAAGAACACTTTGCAAAAAGAACTAAACAAAAAAAGTGAGAAACCAATCCGAGATGTTTCTCACTTTTAGACTACGAATCTATTTTTTTTTAGGAATACGGATGGTGAACTGATAGAATTCCTCATGCTCTTCTTCTTCAGAGTCCAGATTGATTCCGCTGTCCGATACCATGGAAAGCGATTGACGAATCGTATTCACGGCTATTCTCATATCCTTACTGAAGGCTTTTCGTTTCGGTTTTGGCTTTTGAGTCGTTCCTTCTTGCATTTTCACAACCCGGTCTTCGGTTTGTTTGACATTCAAGCTTTTTTCAATGATTTCTTGAAGGAGCTGAATTTGCTTTTCAGCATTCTTCAGAGGAATCAAAGCCCTGGCATGACGTTCTGTTATTAGTTTATCTAATAGTGCTGATTGAATTTCTTCTGGAAGCTTAAGGAGACGAAGCTTGTTCGCCACAGTCGATTGTCCTTTTCCTAAGCGTTGAGCAAGGGCTTCTTGAGTTAAATCATGTAACTCCAACAGTTTTCCATACGCAATGGCTTCTTCTATAGGAGAGAGCTCTTCCCTTTGTAAGTTTTCAATTAATGCAACAGATGCTGTTTCTGTATCATTAAGATTCTTTACAATTGCCGGCACAGTGTCCCAGCCAAGCTTTTGAACGGCTCTGTATCGACGTTCACCTGCAATGATTTCAAACTGCTCATCATCGTATTGTCTAACCACAATCGGTTGGATAATGCCATGAGTATGAATCGTTCTGGATAACTCTTCTATCTTTTCATCATTGAACACTGTTCTTGGTTGAAAGCGATTAGGGATGATTTGTGAGACGGGTATCTTTTTCACTTCATCTCGATCTTCTTCCACTACATTTGATTCTTCAGATTCAACATCTTGCTCCTTTTCACCTAGGCCAAAAAAACGAGAGAAAGGATGCTTCATCTTCCTACACCACCTTTAAGAAACTCCCTTTATTAATATTCTCTAAAATATGACAAGTTCCTGCCTATGCTGAGATTTTCAAAGCTTGATCAATGATACCATCACGGCAGGAAAACCATTCATATTATTATAACGGTAATTTATTGGGTGTCCCAGGTTTTCTGGGATATTTGTTAGGCGTTTCCTTCACTTTGTCGATCTTGACAATATTTCGTTCACTTTCCTCTTCCGGTAAGACGAACGAATACATTTTATCTGTTTGTCCACCCAGCATGCCAATTGCTTTCTTCGCATTCGATAGCTCCTCTTTCACGTTTGAAGCCTTCATCGCTACAAATAAGCCGCCCTTTTTAACAAGTGGCAAACATAATTCACTTAAAACAGACATTCTGGCAACGGCTCTTGCTGTAACCATATCATACTTTTCACGATGAGCCTTGTTTTTACCAAAAGTCTCAGCACGATCATGATAGAAATTCGTGTTTTCAAGTACTAACTCATCTGATAAATGGTTTAAGAATGTAATCCGCTTGTTCAAGGAATCAACTATTGAGATATGTAAGTGCGGGAAGCATATTTTAAGAGGGATGCTCGGAAAACCGGCTCCTGCCCCAACATCACAAAGAGTTGTCACCTGCGTGAAATCGACATAAAAAGCTGCACTTATCGAATCGTAAAAATGCTTTAAATACACATCTTCCTTTTCAGTAATGGCCGTCAGGTTCATTTTTTCATTCCATTCAACCAACAATTCATAGTAACGCTCAAACTGATTTAATTGCTGAGGAGAAAGGGAGATCCCCTTCTCCTCAAGCATTGATTGAAATTCATTTACATTCATGAAATTATCCTTCCTTTACCTCTATTGATCACCTGATACTTTTGCAATTTTCCCTTGCTCGATATAGACGAGTAAAATAGAGATGTCTGCAGGATTCACTCCTGAAATCCGCGAAGCCTGTGCAAGAGAAAGGGGCTGGACCTCGATTAATTTCTGTCTTGCTTCAGATGCTAAACCGCTAATTGCACTGTAATCAATGTTCTCAGGAATTCTTTTGTTTTCCATCTTCTTCATTTTATCGACCTGTTGAAGGGATTTTTCAATATAGCCTTCATATTTCACTTGGATTTCAACCTGTTCCTCTACATCGGAATCAAGCTCGATTTCACTTGGAACGAGTGATTTAATATGACTATAGTTCATTTCAGGGCGCTTCAGAAGATCCGCTGCTAATATGCCGTCTTTCAGCTCACTGCCGCCCGCTTCACGGATAACGGCCTGTGTTTCCTCAGTAGGCTTGATGCGGACTCCTTCCAGGCGTTTTTTCTCTGAAAAGATCGCTTCTTTTTTAGCTGTAAACCGTTCGTATCGATCATCGGAGATTAATCCTATTTTATGACCAATATCAGTCAGGCGAAGATCGGCATTGTCATGACGAAGCAACAGGCGATATTCAGCACGGGAAGTCAGTAGACGATACGGTTCGTTCGTCCCTTTTGTCACAAGGTCATCGATTAAAACCCCGATATACGCATCAGAACGGCTTAAGATAACCTCTTCTTTATCCAGGGCACGGCAGGCAGCATTGATCCCCGCCATCAAACCTTGTCCAGCTGCTTCTTCATAACCGGACGTTCCATTGATTTGTCCCGCTGTATAAAGATTTTTTATTTTTTTCGTTTCAAGGGTCGGCCATAATTGAGTCGGTACGATGGAATCATACTCAATGGCATATCCGGCACGCATCATCTGTACTTTCTCAAGACCCGGGATGGTTTGAAGAATCTTTTGTTGTACGTCTTCAGGTAAACTCGTTGATAATCCCTGTACATAGACTTCTTGTGTGTTTCGTCCTTCAGGCTCCAAGAAAATCTGGTGACGCGGTTTATCATGGAAACGTACGACTTTATCCTCAATGGAAGGACAGTAACGCGGTCCGGTTCCTTTAATCATTCCAGAATACATTGGAGAACGATGCAAGTTGTCATCAATCAATTGATGAGTGTGTTCGTTCGTATACGTTAACCAACATGGAAGTTGATCGGTAATATATTTCGTCGTTTCATAGCTAAAGGCACGGGGAACATCATCACCTGGTTGAATTTCTGTTTTCGAATAATCGATTGTCGAACTGTTCACTCGCGGTGGTGTCCCTGTTTTAAACCGAACAGTATCAAAGCCTAATTCGTGTAAATGATCAGAAAGTCTGATAGAAGGTTGTTGATTATTAGGACCGCTTGAATATTTCAGATCTCCTAATATGATTTCACCACGCAGGAATGTACCGGTTGTAATTACGACTGTTTTCGCCCGGTATGCAGCACCCGTCATCGTTACGACACCTTTACATTCATCATCTTCAACAATCAATTCCTCAACCATTCCTTGAAGCAAGGTCATATTCGGTTCATTTTCAATCGTGCGTTTCATTTCATGCTGATAAAGGAATTTATCCGCCTGAGCCCGCAATGCCCGGACAGCCGGACCTTTTCCTGTATTCAACATTCTCATTTGAATATGTGTTTTATCTATATTACGCCCCATTTCTCCACCCAGAGCGTCAATCTCTCTTACAACGATCCCTTTTGCCGGTCCACCAACAGATGGATTACATGGCATAAAGGCGACCATATCCAAGTTAATGGTGACCATTAACGTTTTAGCTCCCATACGGGCGGAAGCAAGTCCTGCTTCTACTCCGGCATGGCCAGCACCAATGACAATGACATCATATTGCCCTGCGTCATATTGCATGGTTTGTTTTTTCCTCCTTGTAGGACCTTGAATTTATAGTCCACATTATAATAGTATTTATTTCCCTAAGCAGAATTGTGAAAACAACTGATCAATCAGGCTTTCATGAACGCTCTCTCCAATGATTTCACCTAAAAGCTCCCACGTTCTGGTTAAATCAATTTGAGCGATATCGATGGGAGTCCCCATTTCTACGCTATTGATCGCTTCATTAATCGCAAGGGAAGCTTGATTGAGCAGAGCAATATGACGGCTATTGGACACATATGTCATATCCCCCGATTCAATGGAACCTGCAAAGAATAATGAAGAAATGGCTTCTTCCAGCTCATCGATCCCTTGCTCTTCAAGTAAAGCCGTTGTGACCAGCTGATGATTTTCCGCTAGTTTTCTTACTTTATCTATATCAATCTTCTGAGACAGATCCGTTTTGTTCACGATGACAATGACGTCCATTCCTCTTACAGCTTCGAAAAGCTGTTCATCCTCAGGAGTCAATTCGTCCGCATAGTTGAGTACGAGTAAGATTAAATCCGCTTCTTTCAATACTTGTCGTGAACGTTCCACACCGATTCGTTCAACAATGTCTTCTGTTTCACGAATCCCTGCTGTATCAACCAGACGTAACGGAACACCGCGTACATTCACGTATTCTTCAATCACATCGCGGGTTGTTCCAGGGATATCGGTTACGATCGCCTTGTTTTCATGAACAAGACTGTTCAATAGAGATGACTTCCCTACATTTGGCCGTCCGATTATCACGGTAGAAAGGCCTTCTCTCAGAATTTTACCCTGCTCTGATGTTCGGACCAGCTTGTCAATTTCGTCACGGACATGTTTGGATTTCTCCAACAGTACGTTATGCGTCATTTCTTCTACATCATCATACTCAGGATAATCGATATTCACTTCTACATGAGCCAGTGTTTCAAGAATTTCCTGACGTAGCTTTCGTATCAAATTGGAAAGTCGGCCTTCCATTTGATTAAGGGCCACATTCATCGCCCGATCGGTTTTTGCGCGAATAAGATCCATCACCGCTTCTGCCTGTGAAAGGTCAATTCGTCCGTTCAAGAACGCCCGCTTCGTAAATTCACCCGGCTCTGCAAGGCGGGCTCCACTTTTCAATACGAGCTGCAGTACTTTATTGACCGACACAAGTCCTCCGTGGCAGTTAATTTCTATAATATCTTCACGGGTGAAGGTTTTTGGCCCCCTCATCACAGAAACCATGACTTCTTCAACCACTTGCTCTGTGTTCGGATCGATAATATGTCCATAATGAATGGTATGAGAAGCAAATTCTTTCATAGAGTTTCCTTTCATACCCTTAAAGACCTTATCACCGATATCGAAGGCTTGATCACCGCTTAAACGCACGATCGCAATCGCCCCTTCCCCCATTGGGGTAGAAATAGCAGCAATTGTATCAAACTCCATTGTATTCACCTCTCTTATTTCTTAGTTGATCTATTTATAAATGAATTATAGTAGAGAGCAAAGTTTCCCCAAATTATTAGAATATCACAATCCTATTTAATACTAAAGAAAGGAAACCTTCTATTCGTCACCAAATAATGTTATCCACACAGATAACACTTCATCTCTATTATTTTAACTTATCCACATGTGAATAACAATAAACCGGGATGAAAATAAGAATCCACAAGGTTGCAACGCGGCTTACTGGAAGAAATTTAACGGGGGTGGCTGGATTGCAAAAAAAAAAAACGATCCCCCGAAAGGAATCGTCTCTCATTTATTTTGGAGCAATCACAATATAACGATTGGGTTCTCTGCCTTCTGAATGGGTATCAACAGTAGTCGAATCAACTAATGCTGTATGAATCACTTTTCGTTCATAGGAAGGCATTGGTTCTAATGAAACGGAACGATTTGTGCGCAATGCTTTCTCTGCTAATCGTTCAGCCAGGTTTGTTAACGTTTGCTTACGTCTTTCACGATAGTTCTCCGCATCTAAAAGGATGGTGATGAACTGATCGGAACCCCGATTTGCAATCAGTTGAGTTAAATGTTGAAGAGCATTCAACGTTTGTCCTCTTTTTCCTATTAATAGAGCCATTTTTTCACCGGAAATGTTGAACTCAACATCTCTTCCGTCTCTTTTCACTTCTATGGAAGCGTTAACTCCCATTTCATTTGCAACAGATAG
Coding sequences:
- the jag gene encoding RNA-binding cell elongation regulator Jag/EloR, whose protein sequence is MREVEATGQTVEEAIESALSQLNITKEEAEIDVIDQGKKGLFGLFGGRPAVVQVKKAVDPVNEAKNFLLSVANEMGVNASIEVKRDGRDVEFNISGEKMALLIGKRGQTLNALQHLTQLIANRGSDQFITILLDAENYRERRKQTLTNLAERLAEKALRTNRSVSLEPMPSYERKVIHTALVDSTTVDTHSEGREPNRYIVIAPK